In Epinephelus lanceolatus isolate andai-2023 chromosome 13, ASM4190304v1, whole genome shotgun sequence, the following are encoded in one genomic region:
- the LOC144466526 gene encoding uncharacterized protein LOC144466526 isoform X2 — protein sequence MAADETMSPISIECVDNPCGIGGVVVDGDQTYPLLFQQDTVGWTASGDGQGPHSSVRPFHFARYEYEDPATQDDPETDSGPLSSPQEEEEEEEEEEEEEEEEEKMSDIYSHQPST from the exons ATGGCGGCTGATGAAACAATGAGTCCT ATTTCAATCGAGTGTGTGGACAATCCTTGTGGAATTGGTGGTGTGGTCGTCGATGGCGATCAAACATATCCCCTCCTTTTTCAGCAA gataCCGTAGGGTGGACGGCCTCTGGTGACGGACAGGGCCCTCACAG TTCTGTGAGACCTTTCCACTTTGCCCGTTATGAGTATGAGGACCCTGCCACTCAAGACGATCCAGAGACTGACAGCGGTCCACTATCCAG TccccaggaggaggaggaggaggaggaggaagaagaggaggaggaggaggaggaggagaagatgagTGACATCTACAGCCATCAGCCATCTACATAA
- the LOC144466526 gene encoding uncharacterized protein LOC144466526 isoform X1 — translation MVIHYRNAFLMILQISIECVDNPCGIGGVVVDGDQTYPLLFQQDTVGWTASGDGQGPHSSVRPFHFARYEYEDPATQDDPETDSGPLSSPQEEEEEEEEEEEEEEEEEKMSDIYSHQPST, via the exons ATGGTAATTCATTATCGTAATGCATTTTTGATGATACTGCAGATTTCAATCGAGTGTGTGGACAATCCTTGTGGAATTGGTGGTGTGGTCGTCGATGGCGATCAAACATATCCCCTCCTTTTTCAGCAA gataCCGTAGGGTGGACGGCCTCTGGTGACGGACAGGGCCCTCACAG TTCTGTGAGACCTTTCCACTTTGCCCGTTATGAGTATGAGGACCCTGCCACTCAAGACGATCCAGAGACTGACAGCGGTCCACTATCCAG TccccaggaggaggaggaggaggaggaggaagaagaggaggaggaggaggaggaggagaagatgagTGACATCTACAGCCATCAGCCATCTACATAA